The following are from one region of the Hymenobacter sp. YIM 151858-1 genome:
- a CDS encoding outer membrane beta-barrel protein, protein MKFLGWAALLMGATAISAQAQIPAGTVLVGGSAGYSRTSVQAYPIIANASGPESKSRNVSFRPQVGYFISDNLALGIDGHLSADKHQTTGQDTRRYLEYSVGPFVRYYKMLGESQFGLVGTLGAGYRENWDKYKWYDPRANYHGRGGYAEFTPGVVYFPVPKVGIEASFGNIGYSYFRNKQEQPTNAQVERQQYTSKSFGANLGLRSFALGASLYLGR, encoded by the coding sequence ATGAAATTCCTTGGATGGGCAGCCCTGCTGATGGGCGCAACGGCTATTAGCGCACAGGCGCAAATTCCGGCTGGTACCGTACTGGTGGGCGGCAGCGCGGGCTACTCGCGCACGTCGGTGCAAGCCTACCCGATTATCGCCAATGCCTCAGGCCCCGAAAGCAAATCCCGTAACGTCTCCTTTAGGCCCCAGGTGGGCTACTTTATCAGCGACAACCTGGCCCTAGGTATCGACGGCCACCTGAGCGCCGATAAGCACCAGACAACCGGCCAGGATACCCGCCGCTACCTCGAGTACTCGGTGGGCCCGTTTGTGCGCTACTATAAAATGTTGGGCGAAAGCCAATTTGGTTTGGTGGGCACCCTGGGTGCCGGCTACCGCGAAAATTGGGACAAGTACAAGTGGTACGACCCGCGCGCCAACTACCACGGCCGCGGCGGCTACGCCGAGTTTACGCCCGGCGTGGTGTACTTCCCGGTGCCCAAGGTGGGCATCGAGGCCTCGTTTGGCAACATTGGGTATTCGTACTTCCGCAACAAGCAGGAGCAACCCACCAATGCGCAAGTGGAGCGGCAGCAGTACACCAGCAAATCGTTTGGGGCCAACCTTGGCTTGCGGAGCTTTGCCCTAGGTGCCTCTTTGTACCTCGGGCGCTAG
- a CDS encoding T9SS type A sorting domain-containing protein, with product MKAYVYTFMFVALSSAALAQNSPTAKPALITSDSVQQPVAGPGITFNVEANPVNNTLRVRTNAKGPMQLEVNDASGHPVLTKALSVNGSAISVPLGNLPGGSYVVRCMVADKTFMRRVTLGQ from the coding sequence ATGAAAGCGTACGTCTACACCTTTATGTTTGTGGCGCTATCGAGCGCTGCACTTGCCCAAAACAGCCCCACGGCAAAGCCTGCGCTTATCACTTCCGATTCGGTGCAGCAGCCCGTGGCCGGCCCCGGCATCACCTTCAACGTGGAGGCCAACCCCGTAAACAACACGTTGCGGGTGCGCACCAACGCCAAAGGACCGATGCAGCTGGAAGTAAACGATGCCTCAGGCCACCCGGTGCTCACCAAAGCGTTGTCGGTTAATGGCTCGGCCATTTCGGTGCCGCTGGGCAACCTGCCCGGTGGCTCGTACGTGGTGCGCTGCATGGTAGCCGACAAAACATTCATGCGCCGCGTAACCCTGGGCCAGTAA
- a CDS encoding NAD(P)/FAD-dependent oxidoreductase has translation MATLLSYWEKQSFLQGFDVAVVGAGLVGLTAAVFTKRLRPRARVVVLERDVLPNGASTKNAGFACFGSVSELIEQEKRGGTAALLSVVQYRWEGLRLLRELLGDEAIGYEALGGFELFREQEAALAAQCREHLGYYNALLAPIIGESEIFRVADHKLPDFGFAGVHSMLENVAEGALDTGRMMHALLRLAWQEGVTILHGVPVTAIDAGATTVKLKTPLAQVEAGQVLLATNAFSRTFFPDLDVVPGRGQVLVTAPVPGLNLPGTFHYDKGYYYFRPVAGNRLLLGGGRNLDFAAEATTEPGLTPLVQQRLEQLLREVILPGRNVEVEHRWSGVMGFGQELEPFIGDLAPGVYGALRCNGMGVAMGTRSGQRAAELLLN, from the coding sequence GTGGCTACTTTGCTGTCATACTGGGAAAAACAAAGCTTTTTGCAAGGCTTTGATGTGGCCGTGGTAGGGGCCGGGCTGGTAGGGCTCACGGCTGCTGTCTTCACCAAGCGGCTCCGGCCTAGGGCCCGCGTAGTGGTGCTGGAGCGCGACGTGCTGCCCAACGGCGCTAGCACCAAAAATGCCGGCTTTGCCTGCTTCGGAAGCGTGTCGGAGCTCATAGAGCAGGAAAAGCGCGGCGGCACGGCGGCGCTGCTGTCGGTGGTGCAGTACCGCTGGGAGGGACTGCGCCTGTTGCGCGAGCTGCTGGGCGACGAAGCCATCGGCTACGAGGCCCTAGGTGGGTTCGAGCTGTTTCGGGAGCAGGAAGCGGCGCTGGCCGCGCAATGCCGTGAGCACCTAGGGTACTACAACGCGCTGCTGGCGCCAATCATCGGCGAATCGGAAATCTTTCGCGTAGCCGACCACAAGTTGCCCGACTTCGGCTTTGCAGGCGTGCACAGCATGCTGGAGAACGTAGCCGAAGGTGCGCTGGATACCGGCCGCATGATGCACGCGCTGCTGCGCCTTGCCTGGCAAGAGGGCGTAACCATATTGCACGGCGTGCCGGTTACGGCAATCGACGCGGGCGCAACCACCGTTAAACTCAAAACGCCACTTGCCCAGGTGGAAGCCGGGCAAGTGCTGTTGGCTACCAATGCTTTCAGCCGCACGTTCTTCCCCGACCTCGATGTAGTGCCCGGCCGCGGCCAGGTGCTGGTAACGGCACCCGTACCCGGGCTCAATCTGCCCGGCACCTTCCATTACGATAAGGGCTATTACTACTTCCGGCCCGTGGCGGGCAACCGCCTGTTGCTGGGCGGCGGCCGCAACCTCGACTTTGCGGCCGAAGCCACCACCGAGCCCGGCCTCACGCCGCTCGTGCAGCAGCGCCTGGAGCAGCTGTTGCGCGAGGTGATACTGCCCGGCCGAAACGTTGAGGTTGAGCACCGCTGGAGCGGCGTAATGGGCTTTGGCCAGGAGCTGGAGCCGTTTATCGGAGATCTGGCGCCAGGCGTGTACGGCGCCCTGCGCTGCAACGGCATGGGCGTGGCCATGGGCACGCGCAGCGGCCAGCGAGCCGCCGAGCTGTTGTTGAATTAA
- a CDS encoding ABC transporter ATP-binding protein yields the protein MKALRATDKYLIRYKWHFLGGVLFVALSTLLAIFPAQVVRYAFDLVQEGIDLYHLFGGTQAQQGVYSLFGRNIILYGALIIGLALLRGVFLFFMRQTLIVMSRLIENDQKNEIYQHYQSLPLSFYRRHSTGDLMSRISEDVGRVRMYIGPAIMYFMQLVILFLLIVPLMLMVNVKLTLLTLLPLPVLSISIFYVNNLIEKKSDEIQKALANMTTFVQEAFSGIRVLKSFVREQDSHQQFAAASNAYKEKSLSLNFVNSLFFPLILFLVGVSTIVTVWIGGQEVIRGTISIGTIAEFLIYVNLLTWPVTALGWTSSLVQRAEASQARINEFLHQKTDIVSRQNIEQPIQGDIVFDNVSFVYPDTGIRALDQVSFRIQPGHTLAVIGNTGSGKSTVANLLCRLYDVTEGRILVDGVDVRDYALTSLRSQIGYVPQDVFLFSDTIGHNIGFGLDALSEERMVQAAKDADVYENIMRFLEGFDTKVGERGITLSGGQKQRISIARALVKEPSILILDDALSAVDTKTENVILGSLQRIMQNRTSLIISHRVSSVKLADHILVLDDGRIVQHGTHEELMADQDGLYRALYERQLQSEEA from the coding sequence GTGAAAGCCCTCCGCGCTACCGATAAATACCTGATCCGCTACAAATGGCATTTCCTAGGTGGGGTGCTGTTTGTGGCCCTCAGCACCCTGCTGGCCATCTTTCCGGCGCAGGTGGTGCGCTACGCCTTCGATCTGGTGCAGGAGGGCATCGACCTGTACCACCTCTTCGGGGGCACCCAAGCCCAGCAGGGCGTGTACAGCCTGTTTGGCCGCAACATCATCCTGTATGGCGCCCTTATTATCGGGTTGGCCTTGCTGCGCGGGGTGTTTTTGTTTTTCATGCGCCAGACGCTCATCGTGATGTCGCGGCTGATTGAGAACGATCAGAAAAACGAGATTTACCAGCACTACCAGTCGCTGCCCCTCTCCTTCTACCGCCGCCATAGCACCGGCGACCTGATGTCGCGCATTTCCGAGGACGTGGGCCGCGTGCGCATGTACATCGGGCCGGCCATCATGTACTTCATGCAGCTGGTTATCCTGTTTCTGCTGATTGTGCCGCTGATGCTGATGGTGAACGTGAAGCTCACCTTGCTCACGCTGCTGCCGCTCCCGGTGCTGAGCATCAGCATTTTCTACGTCAACAACCTGATCGAGAAGAAATCGGACGAGATTCAGAAGGCCCTGGCCAACATGACCACCTTCGTGCAGGAGGCGTTTTCGGGCATCCGGGTGCTGAAGTCGTTTGTGCGCGAGCAGGACTCGCACCAGCAGTTCGCGGCGGCCTCCAACGCCTACAAGGAAAAGTCCTTGAGCCTGAACTTCGTCAACTCGCTGTTTTTCCCGCTGATTCTGTTTCTGGTGGGCGTCAGCACCATCGTTACAGTGTGGATTGGCGGCCAGGAGGTTATCCGCGGCACCATCAGCATCGGCACCATTGCCGAGTTTCTGATTTACGTGAACCTGCTGACGTGGCCCGTTACGGCCCTAGGTTGGACCTCGTCGCTGGTGCAACGGGCCGAGGCGTCGCAGGCGCGCATCAATGAGTTCCTGCACCAGAAAACCGACATCGTGTCGCGCCAGAACATCGAGCAGCCCATTCAGGGCGACATTGTATTCGATAACGTGTCGTTTGTGTACCCCGATACGGGCATTCGGGCGCTCGATCAGGTGTCGTTCCGTATTCAGCCGGGGCATACGCTGGCGGTTATCGGCAACACAGGCTCGGGCAAAAGCACCGTGGCCAACCTGCTCTGCCGCCTCTACGACGTGACGGAGGGCCGTATTTTGGTCGATGGCGTGGATGTGCGCGACTATGCGCTTACCTCGTTGCGCAGCCAGATCGGCTACGTGCCGCAGGATGTGTTTCTGTTTTCCGACACCATTGGCCACAATATTGGTTTTGGCCTCGATGCGCTTTCGGAAGAACGCATGGTGCAAGCTGCCAAGGATGCCGATGTGTACGAGAACATCATGCGGTTTCTGGAGGGCTTCGATACCAAAGTAGGCGAACGGGGCATTACCCTTTCGGGCGGCCAGAAGCAGCGCATCAGCATTGCCCGCGCGTTGGTAAAAGAGCCGAGCATCCTGATTCTGGACGACGCGCTTTCGGCTGTTGATACCAAGACCGAGAACGTGATCCTAGGTAGCCTGCAGCGCATCATGCAGAACCGCACCAGCCTGATTATCTCTCACCGGGTATCGTCGGTAAAGCTGGCCGACCACATTCTGGTGCTCGACGACGGCCGCATTGTGCAGCACGGTACCCACGAGGAACTCATGGCCGACCAAGATGGCCTGTACCGCGCCCTCTACGAGCGGCAGCTGCAAAGCGAAGAGGCTTAG
- a CDS encoding Glu/Leu/Phe/Val dehydrogenase dimerization domain-containing protein encodes MVEIQALPETSIFGQIAEFQHEQVVFCHDHETGLRAIIGIHNTVLGPALGGTRMWHYASDAEALNDVLRLSRGMTYKAAISGLNLGGGKAVIIGDAKTQKNEALLRKFGRFVKNLNGKYITAEDVNMTTKDMEYIRMETTHVAGLPESMGGSGDPSPVTAYGTYMGMKAAAKKAFGSDSLVGKRVAVQGVGHVGTYLLEHLTKEGAEIVLTDYYKERAEEAGARFGATVVGLDEIYDQDVDIYSPCALGATLNDDTIGRLKCAVVAGCANNQLKDENVHGPALVERGIIYAPDFLINAGGLINVYSEVVGSSRQGALNQTEKIYDYTLQVLEKAAKEGTHPQAAAVRQAEQRIAAIGRVKSTY; translated from the coding sequence ATGGTTGAGATCCAAGCCCTGCCCGAGACCAGCATTTTCGGGCAAATTGCTGAGTTCCAGCACGAGCAAGTCGTGTTCTGTCACGACCACGAAACCGGACTTCGCGCCATCATCGGCATCCACAACACCGTACTGGGCCCGGCCTTGGGCGGTACGCGCATGTGGCACTACGCCTCCGACGCCGAAGCGCTGAACGACGTGCTGCGCCTCTCGCGGGGCATGACCTACAAGGCCGCTATTTCGGGTCTGAACCTAGGGGGCGGCAAAGCCGTGATTATCGGCGACGCCAAAACGCAAAAGAACGAAGCCCTGCTGCGCAAGTTCGGCCGCTTCGTGAAGAACCTGAACGGCAAGTACATCACGGCCGAGGATGTGAACATGACCACCAAGGACATGGAGTACATCCGCATGGAAACCACCCACGTAGCCGGCCTGCCCGAGAGCATGGGCGGCTCGGGCGACCCCTCGCCCGTAACGGCTTACGGCACCTACATGGGCATGAAGGCGGCCGCCAAAAAGGCGTTCGGCTCGGATAGCCTTGTGGGCAAGCGCGTAGCCGTGCAGGGCGTGGGCCACGTGGGCACCTACCTGCTCGAGCACCTCACCAAGGAGGGCGCCGAAATCGTGCTGACCGACTACTACAAGGAGCGCGCCGAGGAGGCTGGTGCCCGTTTCGGTGCTACAGTGGTGGGCCTCGATGAAATCTACGACCAGGACGTGGACATCTACTCGCCCTGCGCCCTAGGTGCCACCCTCAACGACGACACCATCGGCCGCCTGAAGTGCGCCGTGGTAGCAGGCTGCGCCAACAATCAGCTCAAAGACGAGAACGTGCACGGCCCGGCGCTGGTAGAGCGCGGCATCATCTACGCCCCCGACTTCCTGATCAACGCCGGTGGCCTGATCAACGTGTACTCGGAAGTAGTAGGCAGCAGCCGCCAGGGCGCCCTGAACCAAACCGAAAAGATTTACGATTACACTCTCCAGGTACTGGAGAAAGCCGCCAAAGAGGGTACGCACCCGCAGGCGGCGGCCGTTCGCCAGGCCGAGCAGCGCATTGCTGCCATCGGTCGGGTGAAATCGACGTACTAA
- the nusB gene encoding transcription antitermination factor NusB, producing the protein MLNRRTLRIKVMQALYAYDQAIGSDFLLALDRISEAFQPDLNSMVPQDRRLLQGQQKLAEAGFREWHKAGGTAEPEQLDNQEVNDAVRDAVKYYQKQVQKENLFYLNQMLHATESIHDQYIHLLNLPAALLQVLEEERSREARRFTAATDRVDTTRLEQSPVLQKLAANKQLQELTIRRTLQWAGEDEMEALRQAWRNEMRNDTELRSYFEAPAADYAAEQEILKHIYKTYVFKGEAIPALLEEQDLNWEENRAIVKNLVVKTMKMLEEGTDENMELLSLSANWQEDKEFAETLYKQTLTDDARYEQLISGAVQNWDVERVALLDKIILKMALCEMHLFRSIPVKVTINEYIEISKLYSTPKSKQFVNGILDKLAQDLMASGAIRKSGRGLLDNQ; encoded by the coding sequence TTGCTTAACCGCCGCACGCTTCGCATCAAAGTCATGCAGGCCCTCTATGCCTACGATCAGGCAATCGGGTCCGATTTTCTATTGGCTCTGGACCGCATCAGCGAAGCTTTTCAGCCCGACCTGAACTCCATGGTACCGCAAGACCGGCGCCTGCTGCAAGGGCAGCAGAAGCTGGCCGAAGCGGGTTTTCGGGAGTGGCATAAGGCCGGCGGTACGGCCGAGCCCGAACAGCTCGACAACCAGGAGGTAAACGATGCCGTTCGCGACGCCGTCAAGTACTACCAGAAGCAGGTGCAAAAGGAGAACTTGTTCTACCTGAACCAGATGCTCCATGCCACCGAGAGCATTCACGATCAGTACATCCACCTGCTGAACCTGCCTGCCGCGCTGCTGCAGGTGCTGGAAGAGGAACGTAGCCGCGAAGCGCGCCGCTTTACGGCCGCCACCGACCGCGTAGACACCACGCGCCTCGAGCAAAGCCCGGTGCTGCAAAAGCTGGCCGCCAACAAGCAGCTGCAGGAGCTAACCATTCGGCGTACCCTGCAGTGGGCCGGCGAAGATGAAATGGAAGCCCTGCGCCAGGCCTGGCGCAACGAGATGCGCAACGACACCGAGCTGCGCAGCTACTTTGAGGCGCCCGCCGCCGACTACGCGGCCGAGCAGGAAATCCTCAAGCACATCTACAAGACGTACGTGTTCAAGGGCGAGGCCATTCCGGCGCTGCTGGAAGAGCAAGACCTGAACTGGGAGGAAAACCGCGCCATCGTGAAGAACCTCGTGGTGAAGACGATGAAGATGCTGGAAGAAGGCACCGACGAGAACATGGAGCTTCTTTCGCTTTCGGCCAACTGGCAGGAGGACAAGGAGTTTGCCGAAACGCTGTACAAGCAAACCCTCACCGACGACGCCCGCTACGAACAGCTGATTTCGGGTGCCGTGCAAAACTGGGACGTGGAGCGCGTGGCCCTGCTCGATAAGATTATCCTGAAGATGGCCTTGTGCGAAATGCACCTGTTCCGCTCCATTCCGGTGAAGGTGACCATCAACGAGTACATCGAAATCAGCAAACTCTACAGCACGCCCAAAAGCAAGCAGTTTGTGAACGGTATTCTGGATAAATTGGCCCAGGACCTGATGGCCAGCGGAGCAATCCGTAAGTCGGGCCGCGGCTTGCTGGATAACCAGTAA
- a CDS encoding YtxH domain-containing protein — translation MASKTTTGILCFATGALAGATIGLLYAPEKGRETRSWLSYKLEKYREVLADLTENLVTSRVDEGPSSARAEGQRVIRDAKDKAEQLLGDVDQLINQINSRRTAL, via the coding sequence ATGGCTAGCAAAACCACTACCGGCATTTTGTGCTTTGCCACCGGCGCCCTAGCCGGCGCTACTATTGGCCTTCTGTACGCCCCCGAAAAGGGCCGCGAAACGCGTAGCTGGCTTAGCTACAAGCTCGAGAAGTACCGCGAAGTGCTGGCCGATCTGACGGAGAACCTCGTTACCAGCCGCGTCGACGAAGGTCCGTCGTCGGCCCGGGCCGAGGGGCAGCGCGTAATCCGCGACGCCAAGGACAAAGCCGAACAACTGCTGGGCGACGTAGATCAGCTCATCAACCAAATCAACTCGCGCCGCACGGCGCTGTAA
- a CDS encoding isocitrate/isopropylmalate dehydrogenase family protein: MHTITLIPGDGIGPEITRAVQDIFAAAQVPVQWEEQNAGQTTYDQSGELIPQALMDSLERNRVGLKGPITTPVGKGFRSINVTLRQKYDLYQNLRPAKTTEGVPTRYSGVDIVLFRENTEGLYSGLEMYDEPRGIADSINRISVEGSRKICRAAFAYAAKHGRKKVTLAHKANILKMAGKLMLDAAQEAAREFPHIQFEDKIIDNMCMQLVTKPEQFDVIVTTNLFGDILSDLCAGLVGGLGVVAGANIGDDMAIFEAVHGSAPDIAGKGIANPTALLRSALLMLEHLGEKEYATRIEAALNETLRHKEQCTGDLGGPATTQQFAQNVINNLR; this comes from the coding sequence ATGCATACTATCACCCTCATTCCTGGCGACGGCATCGGTCCTGAAATCACCCGCGCCGTGCAGGACATTTTTGCTGCCGCGCAGGTGCCCGTGCAGTGGGAAGAACAAAACGCTGGGCAGACCACCTACGACCAATCGGGCGAGCTGATTCCGCAGGCCCTGATGGACTCGCTGGAGCGCAACCGCGTGGGCCTGAAAGGCCCCATTACCACACCGGTGGGCAAGGGCTTCCGCTCCATCAACGTAACGCTGCGCCAGAAGTACGACCTGTACCAGAACCTGCGCCCGGCCAAAACCACCGAGGGCGTGCCCACGCGCTACTCGGGTGTTGACATCGTGTTGTTCCGCGAGAACACCGAAGGCCTGTACTCGGGCCTGGAGATGTACGACGAGCCCCGCGGCATCGCCGACTCCATTAACCGCATTTCGGTAGAAGGCTCGCGCAAAATCTGCCGCGCGGCTTTTGCCTACGCTGCCAAGCACGGCCGCAAAAAGGTAACGCTGGCCCACAAAGCCAACATCCTGAAAATGGCCGGCAAGCTGATGCTCGACGCCGCGCAGGAAGCCGCGCGCGAGTTTCCGCACATTCAGTTCGAGGACAAGATCATCGACAACATGTGCATGCAGCTCGTAACCAAGCCCGAGCAGTTCGATGTGATTGTAACCACCAACCTGTTCGGCGACATCCTCTCCGACTTGTGCGCTGGCCTGGTAGGCGGCCTAGGTGTGGTAGCTGGCGCCAATATCGGCGACGACATGGCCATCTTCGAGGCCGTGCACGGCTCGGCTCCTGACATTGCCGGCAAAGGCATTGCCAACCCCACCGCCCTGCTGCGCTCGGCCCTGCTGATGCTGGAGCACCTAGGCGAGAAGGAGTACGCCACGCGCATCGAAGCAGCCCTAAACGAAACGCTGCGCCACAAGGAGCAGTGCACCGGCGACCTAGGCGGCCCGGCTACTACGCAGCAGTTTGCCCAAAACGTAATCAACAACCTGCGCTAA
- a CDS encoding DUF1573 domain-containing protein has product MKRTLFSTLLVAGLLFTGACNQQKTEVGEAGMNVAATQAADAANPTVDNPNVAAESEAPNPNAPVMTFAEPEHNFGDIQPNSVVKHTFEFTNTGKTPLLIDNAQASCGCTVPSWPKDPVAPGQKGKIEVQFDAHGKSGMQNKQITITANTQPSTTQLTIKGNILPDGASGPVRQ; this is encoded by the coding sequence ATGAAACGCACCTTGTTTTCGACCCTGCTGGTAGCCGGCCTGCTCTTCACAGGCGCTTGCAATCAGCAAAAAACCGAGGTCGGCGAAGCCGGCATGAACGTGGCCGCCACCCAAGCTGCCGATGCCGCCAACCCCACGGTAGACAACCCCAACGTGGCGGCCGAATCGGAAGCCCCGAACCCGAACGCGCCGGTAATGACCTTTGCCGAGCCCGAGCACAACTTCGGCGATATTCAGCCCAACTCGGTAGTAAAACACACCTTCGAGTTCACGAACACGGGCAAAACCCCGCTGCTCATCGACAACGCGCAGGCATCGTGCGGCTGCACCGTGCCCAGCTGGCCCAAAGACCCGGTAGCGCCGGGCCAGAAAGGCAAAATCGAAGTGCAGTTTGATGCCCACGGCAAATCGGGCATGCAAAACAAGCAGATTACCATTACGGCCAACACCCAGCCGAGCACCACGCAGCTCACTATCAAAGGCAATATCCTGCCCGATGGCGCCAGCGGCCCGGTTCGCCAGTAA
- the yajC gene encoding preprotein translocase subunit YajC, with protein sequence MLLTLLLQASAASGPLQYLFPLLLLAVFYFFMIRPQQKRAAEARKLREGLSKGSQVVTIGGLHGRVVELSDDKVVLEVDKGTRLTFDRSAVARQLNAGKSAEATA encoded by the coding sequence GTGCTTCTCACGCTCTTGTTGCAAGCCTCCGCCGCTAGCGGCCCGTTGCAGTACCTGTTCCCGCTGCTGCTGCTGGCCGTGTTCTACTTCTTCATGATTCGGCCGCAGCAAAAGCGGGCTGCCGAGGCGCGCAAGCTGCGCGAAGGCCTGAGCAAAGGTTCGCAAGTGGTAACCATTGGAGGCCTGCACGGCCGCGTGGTGGAGCTCAGCGACGACAAAGTAGTACTGGAGGTCGACAAAGGTACCCGCCTCACCTTCGACCGCAGCGCCGTAGCCCGGCAACTAAACGCAGGTAAGTCGGCCGAGGCCACCGCCTAG
- a CDS encoding YbbR-like domain-containing protein, with protein MPLQTARSLARWFVRPLSEPERSFWRVVTSCFLAAVTLWLLNALNKTYTTRVSYPLQWRYNETQFIPVRPLTESIAVQVTGRGWKLLRIALGLDIKPAEVIVRRPGGTGAVPGTALRGGLIGAMDGLQLNAVLTDTIYFEFDRLVTRRLPLRLSPDATGEALPFDARFMPASITFKGPANTVNALPNPYPVHLPQAPAGSTDGSIRVPMGGPALVQTDVQEVQVKLQPRQVHTRTIIVEPRLQNFPGDSSVKLWPAQVPVEVQFFPEDSAKLNPSQVQVFADYRQLREDDSTVQLSLRPLPVVIRGARIGVTTVRVLSGAKYKSVPRR; from the coding sequence ATGCCGCTCCAAACCGCACGTTCGTTGGCCCGCTGGTTTGTCCGGCCGCTTTCGGAGCCGGAGCGTAGCTTTTGGCGCGTCGTAACCAGTTGCTTTCTGGCGGCTGTAACGCTCTGGCTGCTCAACGCGCTCAACAAAACCTACACCACGCGCGTGAGCTACCCCTTGCAGTGGCGTTACAACGAAACCCAGTTTATTCCAGTCAGGCCGCTTACCGAAAGCATTGCGGTGCAGGTAACCGGCCGGGGCTGGAAGCTGCTGCGCATTGCCCTGGGGCTCGACATAAAACCAGCCGAGGTAATCGTGCGCCGGCCCGGCGGGACCGGCGCCGTGCCCGGCACCGCCTTGCGCGGTGGGCTTATCGGCGCTATGGACGGGCTGCAGCTAAACGCGGTGCTGACGGACACCATTTATTTTGAGTTTGATCGGCTGGTAACCCGCCGTTTGCCGCTGCGGCTCAGCCCCGATGCTACCGGCGAGGCGTTGCCTTTCGATGCCCGGTTTATGCCCGCCAGCATCACCTTTAAAGGCCCGGCAAACACAGTAAATGCGCTGCCCAACCCTTATCCGGTGCACTTGCCGCAGGCCCCGGCCGGCAGCACCGATGGCAGCATCAGGGTGCCCATGGGCGGCCCGGCGTTGGTGCAAACGGACGTGCAGGAGGTGCAGGTGAAGCTGCAGCCCCGGCAAGTGCATACCCGCACCATTATCGTGGAGCCCCGCCTGCAAAACTTTCCCGGCGACAGCAGCGTGAAATTGTGGCCGGCACAAGTGCCCGTGGAGGTGCAGTTTTTTCCCGAGGATTCGGCCAAGCTCAACCCCAGCCAGGTGCAGGTGTTTGCCGACTACCGCCAGCTGCGCGAAGACGACTCCACGGTGCAGCTGTCGTTGCGGCCGTTGCCGGTGGTTATCCGGGGCGCGCGCATTGGCGTAACCACGGTGCGGGTGTTGTCGGGCGCCAAATACAAATCGGTACCTAGGCGTTAG
- the coaE gene encoding dephospho-CoA kinase (Dephospho-CoA kinase (CoaE) performs the final step in coenzyme A biosynthesis.), with translation MLKVGITGGIGSGKSVVCRLFALLGVPVYDADTRAKWVMHHDDVLRSSLLAAFGAEVYAPNGELNRTYLAGLAFSNPEKLAQLNGLVHPRVGHDFAQWAAAQQQAGHRYILKEAALMFESGSWQQLDRIITVYAPQQLRQQRVLRRDAHRTPADVAAIISKQLSEEEKLQRADFVIYNNDEQLVLPQVLALHQQLLQLATAAAPGAAAPRVS, from the coding sequence ATGCTGAAAGTTGGAATAACCGGCGGAATTGGCTCGGGCAAATCGGTGGTGTGCCGGTTGTTTGCCTTGCTGGGCGTGCCCGTGTACGATGCCGATACCCGCGCCAAATGGGTAATGCACCACGACGATGTGTTGCGCAGCAGCCTGCTGGCGGCCTTCGGCGCAGAGGTGTACGCGCCCAACGGCGAGCTGAACCGTACGTACCTGGCCGGCTTGGCTTTCAGCAACCCCGAAAAGCTTGCTCAGCTCAACGGCTTGGTACACCCGCGCGTGGGCCACGATTTTGCGCAGTGGGCCGCCGCGCAGCAGCAAGCCGGCCACCGATACATCCTGAAAGAAGCCGCGCTGATGTTCGAATCGGGCTCGTGGCAGCAGCTCGACCGTATAATTACCGTTTACGCGCCGCAGCAGCTTCGCCAGCAGCGCGTGCTGCGCCGCGATGCCCACCGCACCCCGGCCGATGTTGCGGCCATCATCAGCAAGCAACTCAGCGAAGAGGAAAAGCTGCAGCGGGCCGACTTCGTAATCTACAACAACGACGAGCAGCTGGTGCTGCCGCAGGTGCTGGCCCTGCATCAGCAACTGTTGCAACT